The genomic segment AGTTGCGGACGAACAAGGGCATCACCCCTTGAGCCAGCTTGATTCTCCGTCCGCCGCCCGCTCTCCTATGCCGGTCGCGAGCCTTCCCCGGAACCGGCGGGTGACCGGCCGCCGGGGAGGATGGCCAGCGGCCCCTCCTCCAGGCGGCTGTGGCGCTCCCAGGTGGACGGCTCCTCCGGGTCGAAGCGCTCGAGGTAGGCGATCACTTCATTGACGATCTGGCTGGGCGTGGAGGAGCCCGCCGTCACGCCCACCTTCCGCGCACCGCGCAGCCAGGCGGGGTCGATCTCGCCCACGAAGCCCACCCGGTAGGCCGGCCGGCCCGCGATCCGCCGGACCACGTCCACCAGCCGGTTGGAGTTGTTGGACTGCTCGTCGCCAACGACGATGACCAGGTCGCACTCGCGCCCCTGCGCCACCGCCGCCTGCTGCCGCAGCTGCGTGGCCAGGCAGATCTCGTTGAAGACCTCCGCCCCGGGGAAGCGTTCCTGGACGCGGGCGATCAGGTCGGCCGTATCCCACTGGCTGAGGGTGGTCTGCGTGACGACCGCCACCCGCGAGCTGCCGGGGGGCAGCTCCAGCTGCTCCACGTCGCGCGCCTCCTCCACCAGGTGGACGTGGCCCGCCCCCTCGCCCATGGCTCCTTCGGGCTCGGGGTGCCCCTTCTTGCCGATGTAGATGACCTCGTAGCCCTGGGCCACCTTCTGGCGGATCACCTCGTGCGTGCGGGTGACGTCCGGGCAGGTGGCGTCGACCACGTGGAGCCCCTTCTCGCGCGCGCGGCGCTTCACCTCGGGCGAGACGCCGTGCGCGGTGAAGATGACGGTGCCGCGGTCGATGCCCTCGAGCAGGCGCAGGCGGTCGTTCCCCTCCAGGGTGACGACGCCCAGGGTGCGGAGCCAGTCGACCACGTGCCGGTTGTGGACGATCATGCCGAGGATGTGGATCGGGCGCGGCACGGCCGGATCGGCAGCCACCCGCTGTGCCAGCGTGAGCGCGTCGGCCACGCCGTAGCAGTAGCCGCGCGGTGTGATCTTGACGACCTCCATGGCCCCACCCCGCTCCTCTCCGAAGTATAGACGAGGCCGGGAGGGCCTCTGAGGGGAAGGTGGGCAACGGGGGACGGAGCCCGCGGGCCCCGCCCCCCGCCGTCGGGGTCGGTCCCCTGCCGGCCGGCACCGCCGCTCAGCGCGCCTGCGTGGCCGCGTAGGCCTCGGCTGCGCCGCGGGCGTCGCCGCTGACGCCGAGTACCACCTGGATGCCGACGGCGCCCAGCGAGCGGAGCATGCCCTCGCCCATCTCGCCGGCCAGTACCACCTGGACGTCCTGCTCGCGCAGCGTCTCGAAGACGCGACGGTGGTGCTCGCCCCTCGGCACGAGGTCGTGAGAGCGGCCCCAGTCCACGTCCAGGAGATCCCAGCCGGTCACCCGGCCGTCTTCCAGGGTGGCCACCGCCAGGCGGGGCGCCCGCCCGAAGTGGGGAAAGATCCGGCCCTCGTTGTCGACAGGAAGCGCTGCCCGCACCGTTACCCTACCCCCTTACCGTACTTGCCCGGGAACCTCCGCCATCATAGCCCCGTGGCCTCGAAGCGGTCGAGCAGCTGGGCGAAGAAGGCCAGCGTCTGCTCGATGGGCTCCGGGCTCCGCAGATCGACGCCCGCCTCGGCCAGGAGGTCGAGCGGGTCGCGCGCGCTGCCCGAGGCCAGGAAACGGAGGTAGCGCTCGCGCGCGTCGTCCTCCCCCCGCCGGATGCGCTCCGCCAGCGCCGTCGCCGCCGAGACGGCGGTGGCGTACTGGTAAACGTAGAAGTTCATGTAGAAGTGCGGGATCCGCGCCCACTCCAGGTCGATTTCCGGGTCGACCGTCATCTCCGGGCCGTAGTAGTCGACGTTGAGGCGGTGGTAGAGCTCGGAGAGGTTGTCGGCGTGGAGCGCGCCGCCTGCCTCCACCAGCTCGTGGATCCGCTGCTCGAATTCGGCGAAGAGCGTCTGCCGGAAGAGCGTGGTGCGGAGCGTCTGCAGGTAGCGGTCCAGCAGGCGGCGCTCCTCCTGCGGGTCGCGGCTCCGTTCCAGCAGCTCCTGGATGAGCAGCGACTCGTTGAGCGTCGAGGCCACCTCGGCCACGAAGAGGGCGTAGCGCGCGGTGGGATACGG from the Bacillota bacterium genome contains:
- a CDS encoding 4-hydroxy-3-methylbut-2-enyl diphosphate reductase, which codes for MEVVKITPRGYCYGVADALTLAQRVAADPAVPRPIHILGMIVHNRHVVDWLRTLGVVTLEGNDRLRLLEGIDRGTVIFTAHGVSPEVKRRAREKGLHVVDATCPDVTRTHEVIRQKVAQGYEVIYIGKKGHPEPEGAMGEGAGHVHLVEEARDVEQLELPPGSSRVAVVTQTTLSQWDTADLIARVQERFPGAEVFNEICLATQLRQQAAVAQGRECDLVIVVGDEQSNNSNRLVDVVRRIAGRPAYRVGFVGEIDPAWLRGARKVGVTAGSSTPSQIVNEVIAYLERFDPEEPSTWERHSRLEEGPLAILPGGRSPAGSGEGSRPA